Sequence from the Thunnus maccoyii chromosome 22, fThuMac1.1, whole genome shotgun sequence genome:
TGGGGTCCTCAGGCAGCGGGGAAAAACCCAGATGGCAGTGGCAGATATGAGAACCTTGAGTGTTCTCACAGGCGTGTTCACATGGGTCATTTACACACTCATCTATGTCCTCACACCCACCCTCATCATCAGGAAGGTAACCCTCCCGACAGCGACATTCAAATGTCCCTGGAGCATTCACACAATGCTGCTCACAGGGACTCTGAAGGCACTCGTCTACATCCAGACAGCCACGTTCATCTGGTGCAAGCATGTATCCTTCAGGGCAGGCACAACGGTACCCATCTGAAAGGGGCAGGCACTCAGATTCGCAGGGGGCCCCTTCACAAACATCAGACAGCTCACAGCTCTGCCCATTGTCTCTTAGTTGATAACCGTCAGCACACTCACAATAGAAGTGAGCACCGGCTGGCCTGCAGAAATGTTCACATCCGCCGTTATTCTGGTCACACCAGTTGTGTGATAGAGGGGGATCGGCACAGAGGGGGGAATCTCTTGACCACCCCACTGAGCCATCTTCCTTCAGCAAACACAGAACTGACTGTTCTTCCTTAGTGCCTGTGGGGCAGGGCACAGTAGCAACTGATCCAAAGGGTACATGGGTTAGAAGTGTGCTTAGAAGGTTAAATGGTGTGGTGTAGAGGGCATTGCCTGCCCCTTCACTCCACAACGCAGGACACATTCCTTTGTAGGCATAATGGCAAAGATACCCATCTACAGGGACTGAGCAGGGACCATCCAGCCATTTAAAGTTATCATTCTGCTCTTCAGTGCTGTAGCCCATAACTACACAGCGTGGCACTGAGCACATGCTAGGGGAGACCTCTCTCTGCCAGTTAGTATACTCTGTGTCCTGGTCACCAGTAGTCCAAGAGAAACCCCGGAGCGGGCGCGTGGTGGCGCACTGGCGAGGCTGCCGCTGCAGGCCAATCCATACCTGGACCTTGGTGCGTGAGTGGCGCAAGtccagagaggagaagagagtgGTAATAGTGTTGGCATCCTGCTTGCGTTTGATGGTAGCCAGGTTACCACCTTTATTCTTGCAGGCCCTCCATGATTCCAGAAAAGTCTTGCGTTGGAAGTAGACCACAAAACAGCCATCCGCATTGCATAGTGCATCCCTCTCTGTCAGGTCCTGGCCCAGGACTGAAGAAACTCCAAAGAGCAAAGCCAGAAGGGAGATTAAGAGTAGAGCAGCAGCACTGCTCACCAGGGTGCCCATTCTTTTTTAGAACTGAATGTATCTCTCCACTCTCCGCCTGTCTCTCACTGTGACTTTCTCCACACTTTTATCTCCCTGCTTTTGAAAGTTTCTTTTTAACTGTGGCTTTTTCTCttggcctgtttttttttttgtctatctGTACTTTTCTCCCTTCATTTGaaccctgattttttttttctttttttcactgacTGTGCTCTTCACTCTACTCTGCTGAAACAG
This genomic interval carries:
- the cd248a gene encoding CD248 molecule, endosialin a — encoded protein: MGTLVSSAAALLLISLLALLFGVSSVLGQDLTERDALCNADGCFVVYFQRKTFLESWRACKNKGGNLATIKRKQDANTITTLFSSLDLRHSRTKVQVWIGLQRQPRQCATTRPLRGFSWTTGDQDTEYTNWQREVSPSMCSVPRCVVMGYSTEEQNDNFKWLDGPCSVPVDGYLCHYAYKGMCPALWSEGAGNALYTTPFNLLSTLLTHVPFGSVATVPCPTGTKEEQSVLCLLKEDGSVGWSRDSPLCADPPLSHNWCDQNNGGCEHFCRPAGAHFYCECADGYQLRDNGQSCELSDVCEGAPCESECLPLSDGYRCACPEGYMLAPDERGCLDVDECLQSPCEQHCVNAPGTFECRCREGYLPDDEGGCEDIDECVNDPCEHACENTQGSHICHCHLGFSPLPEDPSRCQDTDECQIPGTCEQMCVNYDGGFECYCEEGYELMSDHYSCRKIGEGDDQSAATHRPGPVWDRVDYDIWNPQQSHTDWPPEVEQSLDWLTDPPRVLDSDVIWVTSAPQEELPFDPALNPLNPQTEEHDEDIDNGGPDWLEWGQRFQSELGASPTIISTTPPPTTSSSTTGDWYEDDEEETTTAFPFLPTSTISEGAWNWWAGLTPASQKPGNPEDSVTDHYMPTNSSYHNEAEEEKYPLRENSQFPEEELGEEEENNVEITHSQDPAVPTQLIPSQPPPSEGGENGDNLDSVQEDRGQKQSSTWLLVGLLVPICIFIVVMVALGIVYCTRCAVQPRNKNATDCYHWIAGAHDKQGAPNPSAGVKTHV